A window of Acidobacteriota bacterium contains these coding sequences:
- a CDS encoding FAD-binding protein, with translation MQSKKVVDALIRIAGRDGVLVTPEDLAAYSYDGTFAEGTPAAVVLPRSTEQTAGVVKIAAENRIPVIARGMGSGLAAGSIPVRAGGIVVSFTRMNRIVEIDAANSTVRAEAGVVTADLQAEVEKLGLFYPPDPSSIRHSTIGGNIACNAGGPRCLKYGVTGNYVLGLTVVLADGRLLETGGKPIKDVTGYNLTGLFTSSEGTLGLITGALLRLVARPRFAKTALCEFDSLHEASRAVNAVLAEGIVPASLELMDRTAIECIEEAMHLGLDTGVEASLILETDGADEQTVMREAEAAGRICIATGARSVKVARTEEERAGLWRARRSISPSLARKAPNKLGEDITVPRSAIPEVVRELREISARHGLPIVIFGHAGDGNLHPNILFDKRKPGEWEKVERMVGEVFAAALAAGGTLSGEHGVGVLKRPYFERALGPVSVEVQRRIKQALDPLNILNPGKMFEDKA, from the coding sequence ATGCAGAGTAAGAAGGTGGTAGACGCGCTCATCCGCATCGCGGGCAGGGACGGGGTCCTCGTGACGCCCGAGGACCTGGCCGCCTACAGCTACGACGGTACCTTCGCCGAGGGGACCCCCGCGGCGGTCGTGCTCCCCCGTTCGACCGAACAGACGGCCGGGGTGGTGAAGATCGCGGCCGAAAACCGCATCCCGGTGATCGCGCGCGGCATGGGATCGGGGCTGGCCGCGGGCTCGATCCCCGTCCGCGCCGGGGGGATCGTGGTCAGTTTCACCCGCATGAACAGAATCGTGGAGATCGACGCGGCCAACTCGACCGTCCGGGCCGAGGCGGGGGTGGTGACGGCCGACCTGCAGGCGGAGGTCGAAAAACTGGGCCTGTTCTATCCCCCCGACCCTTCCAGCATCCGCCATTCCACCATCGGGGGGAACATCGCCTGCAACGCCGGCGGCCCCCGGTGCCTGAAATACGGGGTGACGGGCAACTATGTTTTGGGTTTGACCGTGGTGCTGGCCGACGGGCGCCTTCTGGAAACAGGGGGGAAGCCGATCAAGGACGTCACGGGCTATAATCTGACCGGGCTGTTCACCTCCTCCGAAGGCACCCTCGGGCTGATCACCGGTGCGCTGCTGCGGCTGGTGGCGCGCCCGCGCTTCGCGAAGACGGCGCTCTGCGAGTTCGATTCCCTGCATGAGGCGTCCCGGGCGGTGAATGCCGTGCTGGCGGAAGGGATCGTGCCCGCCAGCCTGGAGTTGATGGACCGGACGGCCATCGAGTGCATCGAGGAGGCGATGCACCTCGGTCTGGACACCGGCGTGGAGGCCTCCCTGATCCTGGAAACGGACGGGGCCGACGAACAGACGGTGATGCGCGAAGCGGAAGCCGCGGGCCGGATCTGCATCGCTACCGGTGCCCGCTCGGTGAAGGTGGCCCGGACGGAGGAGGAGCGGGCGGGACTGTGGCGCGCCCGGCGCTCCATTTCCCCCTCGCTCGCACGCAAGGCGCCCAACAAGCTGGGGGAGGACATCACCGTCCCCCGCAGCGCGATTCCCGAGGTGGTCCGGGAGCTGCGCGAGATCAGCGCGCGGCACGGGTTGCCGATCGTGATTTTCGGGCACGCGGGGGACGGCAACCTGCACCCGAACATCCTCTTCGACAAACGGAAGCCCGGGGAGTGGGAGAAAGTCGAACGGATGGTGGGGGAGGTGTTCGCCGCCGCCCTGGCCGCGGGGGGGACCCTTTCCGGGGAGCACGGGGTCGGGGTGCTCAAGCGCCCGTATTTCGAGAGGGCGCTGGGGCCGGTATCGGTCGAGGTGCAGCGGCGCATCAAGCAGGCGCTCGACCCGCTGAATATTCTGAATCCAGGCAAGATGTTCGAGGACAAGGCTTAA